In Bactrocera oleae isolate idBacOlea1 chromosome 3, idBacOlea1, whole genome shotgun sequence, a genomic segment contains:
- the spict gene encoding magnesium transporter NIPA2, which produces MSSESIGTGSNNLASTNPTPLLSELYSQIDFYIGVGLAISSCFFIGSSFIIKKKALMRLSRQGEMRAAAGGYGYLKEWIWWAGLLTMALGEGANFAAYAFAPASLVTPLGALSVIISAVMASKFLNEKLNLLGKIGCVLCILGSTIIVIHSPKEKEVENLEELFEKLQDPGFIFYVLCILGSTAYVALFIAPRYGHSNVTVYTYLCSGIGSLTVMSCKALGLAIRDTLNGSSNDFTTWMPWFLICVTVTFIAIQMNYLNKALDVFNTGIVTPVYYVMFTSLVITASAILFREFTHMRFEDILGDVCGFFVVILAVFILNAFKDMDVSLNDVRSIMRPKMQRVSQYDEEVLVANPKERRYSYGSGDIFRKA; this is translated from the exons ATGAGTAGTGAATCGATTGGAACTGGCAGCAATAATTTAGCTTCAACGAACCCAACGCCGTTGTTGTCTGAGTTATACTCCCAGATTGACTTCTACATTGGAGTGGGGTTAGCAATTAGTTCTTGCTTTTTTATCGGATCTAGTTTCATAATAAAGAAGAAAGCTCTGATGCGTTTAAGTAGACAGGGTGAGATGCGAGCAGCTGCTGGCGGATACGGATATTTGAAAGAATGGATTTGGTGGGCTGGCTTATTAACAA tGGCACTCGGGGAGGGTGCAAATTTCGCAGCTTACGCGTTTGCACCTGCTTCGCTTGTAACACCATTAGGTGCTTTAAGTGTGATTATATCAGCAGTAATGGCgtcgaaatttttaaatgaaaaacttaatCTTTTGGGAAAAATTGGTTGCGTTCTATGTATCTTGGGTTCTACCATCATCGTAATACATTCACCAAAAGAGAAAGAGGTTGAAAACTTAGAGgagttatttgaaaaattacaagATCCTGGCTTCATTTTTTACGTGCTTTGTATACTTGGCTCAACAGCGTATGTTGCGCTTTTTATTGCTCCTCGATATGGACATTCAAATGTTACGGTGTATACATACCTTTGCTCAGGCATTGGTTCCTTAACTGTAATGTCGTGCAAAGCGCTTGGCCTGGCAATTCGAGATACTTTAAATGGCTCTAGTAACGATTTCACCACTTGGATGCCGTGGTTCCTGATATGTGTAACTGTTACATTCATCGCTAttcaaatgaattatttaaacaaagcTTTGGACGTTTTCAACACCGGCATAGTAACCCCGGTGTATTATGTTATGTTCACGTCCCTTGTGATAACAGCCTCTGCAATACTATTTAGAGAATTCACACATATGCGTTTTGAAGATATATTGGGCGATGTGTGTGGCTTCTTTGTAGTAATCTTAGCTGTTTTCATATTAAATGCATTTAAGGATATGGATGTTTCTTTGAATGATGTGCGCAGCATTATGCGACCCAAAATGCAACGAGTTTCGCAATATGATGAGGAAGTTTTGGTAGCGAATCCCAAAGAGCGGCGATACTCATATGGATCTGGTGATATTTTTCGAAAAGCTTGA
- the LOC106615228 gene encoding solute carrier family 12 member 9: protein MNQQPVERRNGGAETAASDETAPIASHRSSGASSMFRSFGSLFGANSNNVGNRGIHSPTNADVHGYVEFGMQDPDRSGRTLGTFAGVFSPVALSMFSALVFIRVGFIVGNAGLYVTLLQFVIAYLILLFTVASVCAISTNGAVEGGGVYFMISRTLGLEFGGSIGTLFFLANIVGCAMAVSGCTEGMMENFGNGGYFTQDNEGLLPDGTWWRFLFSTIINTAILVVCLIGAALFAKTSVLILGIVSICLLATYISFLAEGPKEIDRPKENNIFNMTKLQYTGLDRKTLMDNLYPHYVQDYTSNGKMVDFATTFGVLFAGVTGIMAGANMSGELKSPSRSIPTGTLSAVSFTFVSYILLACLMAFTTPAVTMQNNYLFLMPVNFWPPFTAIGILTATFSTGLSGLIGSSRILEALSKDQVFGSLLNFVLRGTWKGNPVAAVCTSWLLVECILLIGSLNAIAQVNSVLFMLSYLATNLACLGIELTGAPNFRPLFKYFTWHTCLIGLLGTLIMMFVINPIYASSSIILCLILVIALHLFSPASQGAQWGSISQALMFHQVRKYLLMLDSRKDHVKFWRPQMLLLVSSPRSCCPLVDFVNDMKKGGLYVIGHVKVGDYTAVEDPTIEENKYWLSFVDHMKVKAFAEVTLAKSIREGVQHLIRLSGIGAMKPNTIILGFYDNETPRDFFEAGTSPYKTEGFNHGEIQNFPIRRDGEEKHIDVAEYVAIMSDVLRMKKNLCLCRHFHRLDKNFIAKSKHLRYIDVWPINVFNPNSNNPFDVVSLFMMQLAVIINMLAKWKHLRLRVFLCESNNENSNISSFDTQMPQLDNFARMKLEQSLKSLRIEADIIEIQEWNSDSDFTSHSRILKQFTSHADEDLEVITEENINRSLLYMQRANQIIRERSDQTAVSFIYLAAPPQIGTPDFKERSARYIELLTELTAELPPTILVHGISTVTSTTL, encoded by the exons ATGAACCAGCAGCCAGTTGAAAGACGAAACGGTGGCGCTGAGACCGCTGCAAGTGATGAGACGGCACCAATTGCTTCACATCGTAGTAGTGGGGCTTCCTCAATGTTTCGTTCTTTTGGTTCATTGTTTGGAGCAAACAGTAACAATGTTGGAAATAGAGGTATACATTCCCCTACGAATGCGGATGTTCATGGATACGTAGAGTTTGGTATGCAAGATCCAGATAGAAGCGGTCGCACGCTGGGCACTTTTGCAGGCGTATTTAGCCCAGTAGCATTGTCAATGTTCAGTGCTTTAGTCTTCATACGTGTGG gCTTTATTGTCGGCAATGCTGGTCTTTATGTGACGCTTTTGCAATTCGTTATCGCATACTTAATTCTTTTGTTTACCGTTGCATCAGTATGTGCAATCTCCACTAATGGTGCCGTGGAAGGAGGTGGCGTCTATT TCATGATAAGTCGTACCTTAGGCTTAGAGTTTGGCGGCTCGATTGGTACGCTTTTCTTTCTTGCAAATATTGTTGGTTGTGCCATGGCTGTATCTGGTTGTACCGAGGGCATGATGGAAAACTTTGGCAATGGTGGTTATTTTACACAAGATAATGAGGGCTTATTACCTGATGGCACATGGTGGCGTTTTCTTTTTTCCACCATAATCAATACAGCAATATTGGTGGTGTGTTTGATTGGTGCGGCACTCTTTGCTAAGACATCGGTATTAATTTTGGGTATTGTGTCAATATGTTTGTTGGCCACATATATAAGTTTTCTGGCTGAAGGCCCAAAGGAA ATTGATCGCCCTAAAGAAAATAACATCTTTAATATGACGAAACTGCAATATACTGGTCTGGACAGAAAAACGTTAATGGACAACCTTTATCCACATTATGTACAAGATTACACCTCGAATGGTAAAATGGTCGATTTCGCCACAACATTTGGTGTCTTGTTTGCCGGTGTGACCGGTATCATGGCCGGGGCAAATATGTCGGGCGAATTGAAGAGTCCATCGAGAAGTATACCAACTGGCACCTTATCGGCTGTGTCTTTTACATTCGTTTCTTACATTTTACTGGCATGCCTGATGGCATTTACTACACCAGCCGTAACCATGCAAAATAACTATCTCTTCCTTATGCCGGTAAACTTTTGGCCACCCTTTACAGCCATTGGTATACTTACAGCTACATTTTCAACCGGTCTAAGTGGTCTAATTGGTTCAAGTCGTATATTGGAAGCTCTTTCAAAGGATCAAGTATTTGGTTCACTTTTAAATTTCGTATTACGAGGCACATGGAAGGGCAATCCTGTTGCGGCGGTGTGCACAAGCTGGTTGCTCGTAGAATGCATATTATTAATCGGTTCGTTGAATGCAATTGCACAGGTTAATTCTGTATTATTTATGCTTTCTTATTTGGCAACCAATTTGGCTTGCTTGGGCATCGAGTTGACTGGTGCACCAAATTTCCGTCCACTTTTTAAGTATTTCACGTGGCACACCTGCCTGATTGGTCTGCTTGGCACACTCATTATGATGTTTGTGATAAATCCAATATATGCGTCGTCCAGTATTATTCTGTGTTTAATTTTGGTGATAGCGCTGCACCTATTCTCGCCAGCTTCACAGGGTGCACAGTGGGGTTCCATTTCGCAAGCGCTCATGTTCCATCAG GTACGCAAGTACTTGCTAATGTTAGATTCACGTAAGGATCATGTTAAATTTTGGCGCCCTCAAATGCTATTGCTAGTATCATCGCCCCGTTCATGTTGTCCTCTTGTCGATTTTGTTAATGACATGAAAAAAGGTGGTCTCTACGTAATTGGACATGTAAAAGTTGGTGACTATACAGCCGTTGAAGATCCAACGAtcgaagaaaataaatattggctTTCCTTTGTTGATCATATGAAAGTAAAGGCGTTTGCTGAAGTTACATTAGCCAAATCCATACGTGAAGGTGTACAACATCTAATACGTTTATCTGGTATAGGTGCAATGAAACCCAATACAATAATCTTAGGTTTCTATGACAATGAAACGCCGAGGGATTTCTTCGAGGC TGGCACTTCACCGTATAAAACGGAGGGATTTAATCATGGTGAAATTCAAAACTTTCCAATACGTCGTGATGGCGAAGAGAAACATATTGATGTCGCCGAATACGTTGCGATTATGAGCGATGTGCTGcgtatgaaaaaaaatctatGCTTATGTCGACACTTTCATCGTTTGGACAAAAACTTTATTGCCAA gAGCAAACATTTAAGATATATAGACGTTTGGCCAATCAACGTTTTTAATCCAAATTCAAATAATCCTTTCGATGTGGTCTCACTATTCATGATGCAATTAGCCGTGATAATAAATATGCTCGCCAAGTGGAAACATTTACGTTTGCGTGTTTTTCTGTGCGaatcaaataatgaaaattcgAATATAAG TTCTTTTGACACACAAATGCCACAGTTGGATAATTTCGCCAGAATGAAACTCGAACAATCACTGAAGAGTTTACGTATTGAAGCGGATATAATTGAG ATTCAAGAATGGAACAGCGATTCGGACTTTACAAGCCATTCACGTATACTAAAGCAATTCACAAGTCATGCCGACG
- the LOC106615310 gene encoding thiamine transporter 1 — translation MQSWLRVSLLLWAFGFFREFRPSEPFVTEFLSGPWRNITAEQVNKEIYPFGTYSVLAQLAIIFLITDILRYKPIIIVSACSGIILYAILLWTDQIWELQVGQVFYGTFTATEVAYYTYIYAKVDKERYQIVTGHTRSTILCGKFLSAVLAQILVSTEIMDYKGLNYISFGSHIISLLIAILLPPVRRSLYFYTNQSSEPIDFRAKQNSVTNNIQNEVLSKNGIAADITTTLSDISTVSPKFSWFNAYKLIVNHMVSAYTNQNVIRWSFWWAFATCGQVQVFSYVQILWKEIDPSDESFYNGAVEAIATLLGAGSAMFAGIANTSHHKKWHMWILTVCSLFMGTFIIISSLTHSVWVAYAMYILFAISYFFVITTASAIVAENLADDSFGLIFGINTLAALVLQAILTLVVVTDTGYGLGPREQFFVYGCYYIVVAIMYFGAVFLRMLFKKPPRV, via the exons ATGCAATCGTGGTTACGTGTTTCATTGTTGTTATGGGCATTTGGATTTTTTCGTGAGTTTCGTCCATCTGAACCGTTTGTTACCGAATTTTTGAGCGGTCCGTGGCGTAATATCACTGCTGAGCAGGTTAATAAAGAGATTTATCCATTTGGTACTTACTCTGTGCTAGCACAACTTGCCATCATTTTCCTAATAACGGATATTCTTCGCTACAAACCGATCATTATTGTCTCCGCGTGCTCAGGCATAATACTCTACGCTATTCTCTTGTGGACAGATCAAATATGGGAGTTACAAGTGGGACAAGTATTTTACGGCACTTTTACGGCTACCGAGGTTGCGtactacacatatatttatgccAAAGTGGACAAGGAGCGATATCAGATTGTCACCGGCCATACGCGTTCGACAATTTTATGTGGAAAATTTTTATCTGCAGTTTTAGCGCAAATTTTGGTTTCTACCGAAATTATGGATTACAAGGGCCTGAATTATATCTCATTCGGTTCGCATATTATTTCGCTTTTAATCGCTATACTTTTGCCACCGGTACGTAGAAGTTTGTATTTTTACACAAATCAAAGTAGTGAACCTATAGACTTTAGAGCAAAGCAGAATTCGGTTACgaataatatacaaaatgaaG TTTTATCAAAAAATGGAATAGCTGCTGATATCACAACTACTTTAAGCGACATATCTACCGTATCGCCGAAATTTTCATGGTTCAATGCGTATAAATTAATTGTGAATCACATGGTGAGTGCTTATACTAATCAAAACGTGATTCGTTGGAGTTTCTGGTGGGCTTTTGCCACATGCGGACAAGTTCAAGTGTTTTCTTATGTGCAAATTCTGTGGAAGGAAATAGATCCAAGTGACGAGAGTTTCTACAATGGCGCGGTCGAAGCAATTGCAACGCTTTTAGGTGCTGGCAGCGCTATGTTCGCTGGAATCGCTAACACTAGCCATCATAAAAAGTGGCATATGTGGATATTGACTGTCTGTTCGCTATTTATGGGGACTTTCATAATTATTTCATCGCTGACACATTCTGTTTGGGTTGCATATGCTATGTATATTCTTTTTGCTATTTCATATTTCTTCGTTATAACTACTGCCAGTGCGATTGTGGCAGAAAATTTGGCAGACGATAGTTTTGGCTTGATTTTTGGTATTAATACACTAGCTGCTCTTGTGCTACAGGCAATTTTGACACTAGTAGTGGTGACTGATACGGGTTATGGTCTAGGCCCACGTgagcaattttttgtttatggcTGTTACTACATTGTAGTGGCAATTATGTACTTTGGCGCTGTATTCTTGCGAATGTTGTTTAAGAAACCACCGCGTGTTtag
- the LOC106615309 gene encoding uncharacterized protein, with amino-acid sequence MVFFCQKLSEQVMNFQTSCCRICLKSELLMSIYLYSPTFPLRPIEIVEKLNIFKYDETLPTLLCQSCLYRLLDAYNLQQLAEASERRLRDYIGNGTAGGSLGICGISTNTINQDSSCFSSSAPIGDTCKDAGVTSAIYSNICDMFERSTMQTNNEVINDKVCAVAGEDMLNDIEIDVSSLTRSEANEDTLNEVFAIKHPHLSLNREINLKTDITADLAISTSTKVSIDVPLSEKRSEPNKHYKNSNPVEMTKLLHSKEKTFHCKQCPRQFKQSSNLLIHQRTHTGEKRFQCEICANFFTTSSNLKAHKTTHLEQREYLCGQCNRDFKTLRELRRHEPVHKTVKDNVCGKCQKAFTKRSYLMEHIAAMHRDMRRHKCADCGKLFGRRSNLVSHIRIHSGEKPFQCKFCEWKFNQSSALARHMKKHSSKSENLNFNFKTTELKNSTLLNILRTPEAIATDAVDMGDIGINAQSNFTVLNNLSSLSDIHCISNEGLNTELETVTITAAVDKKEALQNNGGYDDFTKNDILDFSTNHVVC; translated from the exons AtggtttttttttgccaaaagttAAGTGAACAAGTTATGAATTTTCAGACAAGTTGCTGTCGCATTTGCTTAAAAAGTGAGTTGTTAATGTCTATATACCTTTATAGCCCCACTTTTCCATTGAGGCCTATTGAAATAGTagaaaaattgaatatattcaAG TATGATGAAACATTACCAACGCTTCTTTGTCAGTCATGTTTGTACCGGCTATTGGATGCTTATAACTTACAACAGCTTGCTGAAGCATCTGAACGCCGATTACGTGATTATATAGGGAATGGTACTGCTGGCGGTAGCCTGGGAATATGTGGAATAAGCACAAATACAAt AAATCAGGATTCCTCATGCTTTTCTTCAAGTGCACCAATTGGTGATACCTGCAAGGATGCTGGTGTTACCTCTGCTATTTATAGCAATATATGCGACATGTTCGAACGCAGTACTATGCAAACGAATAATGAAGTTATTAATGATAAAGTGTGCGCAGTGGCGGGCGAGGACATGCTAAATGATATCGAAATTGACGTCAGCAGTTTGACACGATCAGAAGCCAATGAAGATACATTGAATGAAGTTTTTGCAATCAAACATCCACACTTGAGCTTAAATAGAGAAATCAACTTGAAAACCGATATTACTGCGGACCTAGCTATTTCG ACTTCTACCAAGGTCAGTATCGATGTGCCGTTGAGCGAAAAGCGCTCGGAACCCAATAAACATTATAAAAACTCCAATCCCGTTGAAATGACCAAATTGTTGCATTCAAAGGAAAAAACTTTCCATTGCAAG CAATGTCCACGGCAGTTTAAGCAATCTAGCAATTTACTTATACACCAGCGTACACACACTGGCGAAAAGCGTTTCCAATGTGAAATTTGTGCTAACTTCTTTACCACATCCAGCAATTTGAAGGCACACAAGACAACGCATTTGGAGCAACGTGAATACCTTTGTGGCCAATGCAATCGAGACTTTAAAACACTGCGTGAATTACGCCGCCACGAGCCTGTGCATAAAACCGTAAAGGACAATGTGTGTGGAAAGTGTCAAAAGGCATTTACAAAACGTAGTTATTTAATGGAGCACATTGCGGCAATGCATCGAGACATGCGCCGGCACAAGTGTGCTGATTGTGGCAAATTATTTGGCAGGCGATCAAATTTGGTTTCTCACATACG TATTCACTCAGGTGAAAAGCCTTTTCAATGCAAATTTTGTGAATGGAAATTTAATCAATCATCCGCCTTGGCACGCCATATGAAAAAACACTCTTCTAAAAG cgaaaatctcaactttaattttaaaactacaGAGTTAAAGAATTCGACATTATTGAACATCTTGCGAACACCCGAAGCGATCGCAACCGACGCTGTTGATATGGGTGATATAGGTATAAATGCGCAGAGCAACTTTACTGTACTAAATAATTTATCCAGTTTGAGTGATATACATTGCATAAGCAACGAAGGCTTGAATACCGAACTCGAAACCGTAACAATTACCGCAGCTGTTGACAAAAAGGAGGCATTACAAAATAATGGAGGATATGACGACTTTACGAAGAACGATATTTTGGATTTCTCAACAAATCATGTAGTTTGTTAG